A single Actinomadura algeriensis DNA region contains:
- a CDS encoding TetR/AcrR family transcriptional regulator: protein MSEVVEEPAWRRRAVERSTRAAKLRAEQRVQRFLDAAQRLMAEKGTTDFTVQEVVDRSKQSLRSFYQHFDGKHELLLALFEDALVVGAAEVRKAAEDHREPLPRLRAAVETLYGQCCPKPGIHRPLFSDFALQLLVTHPPQVAAAHRPMLDIFTELVEGAAAAGTVRPGRPRRQAAMVMQTVIFSAHSSGGPAGPMTAPEIWQFCLRGISAAGD from the coding sequence ATGTCCGAGGTCGTGGAAGAACCCGCCTGGCGCCGACGCGCGGTCGAGCGCTCCACCCGAGCCGCCAAGCTCCGCGCCGAGCAGCGCGTGCAGCGCTTCCTCGACGCCGCGCAGCGGCTGATGGCCGAGAAGGGGACGACCGACTTCACCGTCCAGGAAGTGGTCGATCGTTCCAAGCAGTCGCTGCGCAGCTTCTACCAGCATTTCGACGGCAAGCACGAGCTGCTGCTCGCCCTGTTCGAGGACGCGCTCGTCGTCGGCGCGGCCGAGGTCCGCAAGGCCGCCGAGGATCATCGCGAGCCGCTGCCGCGCCTGCGCGCCGCGGTCGAGACCCTGTACGGGCAGTGCTGCCCGAAGCCGGGGATCCACCGCCCGCTGTTCAGCGACTTCGCCCTGCAGCTGCTCGTCACGCACCCGCCCCAGGTGGCGGCCGCGCACCGCCCGATGCTGGACATCTTCACCGAGCTCGTCGAGGGCGCCGCCGCGGCGGGCACCGTCCGTCCGGGACGGCCGCGCCGCCAGGCCGCCATGGTGATGCAGACGGTCATCTTCTCCGCGCACAGCAGCGGCGGGCCCGCCGGGCCGATGACCGCGCCGGAGATCTGGCAGTTCTGCCTGCGCGGCATCTCCGCCGCCGGAGACTAG
- a CDS encoding SDR family NAD(P)-dependent oxidoreductase: MSAQGRGAGRTAVVTGGGSGIGKAIAERLGADGYNVAALDLDPATAAFGQAADVTDRAQVDKALDAVREHFGPVTVLVNAAGLDGFKRFADLSFDAWRRVIDVNLNGVFHCVQAVLPDMTEAGWGRIVNISSSSAQSGQQYMAHYVSAKSAVNGLTKALALELGPAGITVNAVPPGFIDTPMLRKAEGRGLLGGTVEDHIERTPVRRVGRPEDIAATCAFLVSEEAGYITGQIVGVNGGRNT, from the coding sequence ATGAGCGCCCAGGGAAGGGGCGCCGGGCGGACCGCGGTCGTCACCGGCGGCGGCTCCGGCATCGGCAAGGCCATCGCCGAGCGGCTGGGCGCCGACGGGTACAACGTCGCCGCGCTCGACCTGGACCCGGCCACCGCCGCCTTCGGGCAGGCCGCCGACGTCACCGACCGCGCGCAGGTCGACAAGGCGCTGGACGCCGTGCGGGAGCACTTCGGGCCGGTCACCGTGCTGGTGAACGCCGCCGGCCTGGACGGCTTCAAGCGGTTCGCCGACCTGTCGTTCGACGCGTGGCGGCGGGTCATCGACGTGAACCTCAACGGCGTCTTCCACTGCGTGCAGGCGGTCCTGCCCGACATGACGGAGGCCGGCTGGGGCCGGATCGTCAACATCTCCTCGTCCAGCGCCCAGTCCGGCCAGCAGTACATGGCGCACTACGTGTCGGCGAAGTCGGCCGTCAACGGGCTCACCAAGGCCCTCGCGCTGGAGCTGGGCCCGGCCGGCATCACCGTCAACGCCGTGCCGCCCGGCTTCATCGACACCCCGATGCTGCGCAAGGCCGAGGGCCGCGGGCTGCTCGGCGGGACGGTCGAGGACCACATCGAGCGCACGCCCGTCCGCCGCGTCGGACGTCCGGAGGACATCGCCGCGACCTGCGCGTTCCTCGTCTCCGAGGAGGCCGGCTACATCACCGGGCAGATCGTGGGCGTGAACGGGGGGCGGAACACGTGA
- a CDS encoding acyl-CoA dehydrogenase family protein, whose product MRLGSDPEVEAFRAEFSAFLDAHVPSEAEAVPRSKSSADVPQWARRWQRTLFDAGWLLPGNPPEFGGRDASLPEQLAHLEELSRRRIYHSWNPQGLGIIAASILTFGTAEQKRRWAVPILRAEITAALGMSEPGAGSDLAGLRTRAVQDGDEFVVNGQKVWTSGAHDADVLLTFVRTDPDAPKHKGISVLLIPTDAPGVVRRPFGSIADPDDLDFNEVFFTDVRVPKENLIGEQNKGWSVAHGSLGHERTLLWLSFAERLEDLVRDAPSDQEWYATLEMDLQALRLLGYRALGGAGDPAELSVLKLLGSEAVQAASLRALEERGAEGLVHPARTSPPNHMNAEAFSCSWFERYARSFAGTIAGGTSEIQRNIIAERVLGLPR is encoded by the coding sequence ATGAGGCTGGGCTCCGACCCCGAGGTCGAGGCGTTCCGCGCCGAGTTCTCCGCGTTCCTCGACGCGCACGTGCCGAGCGAGGCCGAGGCCGTGCCGCGGTCGAAGTCGAGCGCGGACGTCCCGCAGTGGGCGCGGCGGTGGCAGCGGACGCTGTTCGACGCGGGCTGGCTCCTGCCGGGCAACCCGCCCGAGTTCGGCGGCCGCGACGCGTCGCTGCCCGAGCAGCTCGCGCACCTGGAAGAGCTGTCCCGGCGGCGGATCTACCACAGCTGGAACCCGCAGGGCCTCGGCATCATCGCCGCGTCGATCCTGACGTTCGGGACCGCCGAACAGAAGCGGCGCTGGGCCGTCCCGATCCTGCGGGCCGAGATCACGGCGGCGCTCGGCATGAGCGAGCCGGGCGCCGGGTCCGACCTCGCCGGCCTGCGGACCCGGGCCGTCCAGGACGGCGACGAGTTCGTCGTCAACGGGCAGAAGGTGTGGACGTCGGGCGCGCACGACGCCGACGTGCTGCTGACGTTCGTCCGCACCGACCCGGACGCGCCCAAGCACAAGGGCATCAGCGTCCTGCTGATCCCCACCGACGCGCCGGGCGTGGTGCGCCGCCCGTTCGGCTCCATCGCCGACCCCGACGACCTGGACTTCAACGAGGTCTTCTTCACCGACGTGCGGGTGCCGAAGGAGAACCTGATCGGCGAGCAGAACAAGGGGTGGAGCGTCGCCCACGGGTCGCTCGGCCACGAGCGGACGCTGCTGTGGCTGAGCTTCGCCGAGCGGCTCGAGGACCTGGTCCGGGACGCGCCCAGCGACCAGGAGTGGTACGCGACGCTGGAGATGGACCTGCAGGCGCTGCGGCTGCTCGGCTACCGTGCCCTCGGCGGCGCGGGGGACCCCGCGGAACTGTCGGTCCTCAAGCTCCTCGGTTCCGAGGCGGTGCAGGCCGCGTCGCTGCGCGCCCTGGAGGAGCGCGGCGCCGAGGGGCTCGTCCACCCGGCCCGGACCTCGCCGCCCAACCACATGAACGCCGAGGCGTTCTCCTGCAGCTGGTTCGAGCGGTACGCCCGCAGCTTCGCCGGGACGATCGCCGGCGGCACGTCCGAGATCCAGCGCAACATCATCGCCGAGCGCGTTCTCGGCCTGCCCAGATGA
- a CDS encoding carboxymuconolactone decarboxylase family protein yields the protein MTRLPPLPRDEWDAETIAAFSPREGRLPPPNNALDLLARHPALAKAFMRYNAYTLNRSTLPVATRELAILRVAWRRRSRYEWAQHVKVAREAGVTDAEIEQVRSGAPTLLNRVVDELEERTDLSDETYRKIAAELGDDRQLMDLVFTVGTYGLLAMAFNTFRLPLDDGVSAEDFDDAFGTEP from the coding sequence GTGACGCGCCTGCCGCCGCTCCCCCGCGACGAGTGGGACGCCGAGACCATCGCCGCCTTCTCGCCGCGCGAGGGCCGGCTCCCGCCGCCCAACAACGCGCTCGACCTGCTCGCCCGGCACCCCGCGCTGGCGAAGGCGTTCATGCGCTACAACGCCTACACGCTGAACCGCTCGACGCTGCCCGTCGCCACCCGCGAGCTGGCGATCCTGCGGGTCGCGTGGCGGCGGCGCAGCCGGTACGAGTGGGCGCAGCACGTGAAGGTGGCCCGGGAGGCCGGCGTCACCGACGCGGAGATCGAACAGGTGCGCTCCGGGGCGCCCACCCTGCTGAACCGGGTGGTGGACGAGCTGGAAGAGCGGACGGACCTCTCCGACGAGACCTACCGGAAGATCGCGGCCGAGCTGGGCGACGACCGGCAGCTGATGGACCTGGTGTTCACGGTCGGCACCTACGGGCTGCTCGCCATGGCCTTCAACACCTTCCGCCTGCCGCTCGACGACGGCGTCTCCGCCGAGGACTTCGACGACGCCTTCGGCACGGAACCCTGA
- a CDS encoding enoyl-CoA hydratase gives MDQILYEAADGVAVITLNRPEAANAQTGALLDDLDAAWMRAAADEDVRVIVLKANGKHFSAGHDLKDREWAPEKLTLEWIYSVESRRYLEYTLRWRNVPKPSIAAVQGKCIAGGLMLCWPCDLIVAAENAEFSDPVVHMGIGGVEYHGHTWELGPRKAKEILFTGRGVTAEEAEKVGMVNKVVPLDDLESSAMELAGQIARMHPFALRQAKRAVNQTLDVQGFYAAIQSVFDIHETGHGNALSVGGYPVLMRLDGMKDKLKSQ, from the coding sequence ATGGATCAGATCCTGTACGAGGCCGCCGACGGAGTCGCGGTCATCACGCTGAACCGTCCCGAGGCCGCCAACGCCCAGACCGGGGCGCTGCTGGACGACCTGGACGCCGCCTGGATGCGGGCGGCGGCCGACGAGGACGTCCGCGTGATCGTGCTGAAGGCGAACGGGAAGCACTTCTCCGCCGGACACGACCTCAAGGACCGCGAGTGGGCGCCGGAGAAGCTCACCCTCGAGTGGATCTACTCGGTCGAGTCGCGGCGGTATCTGGAGTACACGCTGCGGTGGCGCAACGTTCCGAAGCCGTCGATCGCGGCGGTGCAGGGCAAGTGCATCGCGGGCGGGCTGATGCTGTGCTGGCCGTGCGACCTGATCGTGGCGGCCGAGAACGCCGAGTTCTCCGACCCGGTGGTCCACATGGGCATCGGCGGTGTGGAGTACCACGGCCACACCTGGGAGCTGGGGCCGCGCAAGGCCAAGGAGATCCTGTTCACCGGCCGCGGCGTCACGGCCGAGGAGGCCGAGAAGGTCGGCATGGTCAACAAGGTCGTGCCCCTGGACGACCTGGAATCGTCGGCGATGGAGCTGGCCGGGCAGATCGCGCGGATGCACCCGTTCGCGCTGCGGCAGGCCAAGCGCGCCGTCAACCAGACACTGGACGTGCAGGGCTTCTACGCCGCGATCCAGTCGGTGTTCGACATCCACGAGACCGGGCACGGCAACGCGCTCAGCGTCGGCGGCTACCCCGTCCTGATGCGGCTCGACGGCATGAAGGACAAGCTCAAGTCACAGTGA
- a CDS encoding acyl-CoA dehydrogenase family protein, whose translation MEFEFDEDQRLLQQMVRETVAKSRSRPEDELWAAYRELGWLDAPPVELAIVLEELGYVADPTPFLATATWFAPLAGRPPRGSGTAVCDGTGRFVLDADRADEIALVTADGVAIVDGADVTAERADTFDPTLHLAHVTARPDGPGLVAGVPDLALTGLAITVVGSCRRILDMVVAHVKEREQFGVPIGSFQAVKHKAADMHVAIERARALAYFSALTIAEDDPRRGRAAAMAKAAAGECQQVVFAGGLQLYGAMGFTWENELQIHLKRAKACDLLLGTAAEHRKALLR comes from the coding sequence ATGGAGTTCGAGTTCGATGAGGACCAACGGCTGCTCCAGCAGATGGTCCGTGAAACGGTCGCCAAGTCGCGGTCGCGCCCCGAGGACGAGCTGTGGGCGGCCTACCGCGAGCTGGGCTGGCTGGACGCCCCGCCGGTGGAGCTGGCGATCGTGCTGGAGGAACTCGGGTACGTCGCGGACCCGACCCCTTTCCTCGCCACCGCGACATGGTTCGCCCCGCTGGCCGGGCGGCCGCCGCGCGGCTCGGGCACGGCGGTGTGCGACGGCACCGGCCGGTTCGTCCTGGACGCCGACAGAGCGGACGAGATCGCGCTGGTGACGGCGGACGGCGTCGCGATCGTCGACGGCGCCGACGTCACGGCGGAGCGCGCCGACACCTTCGACCCCACCCTTCATCTGGCCCACGTGACTGCGCGGCCGGACGGGCCGGGCCTCGTCGCGGGGGTCCCCGACCTCGCGCTGACGGGCCTGGCGATCACCGTCGTCGGGAGCTGCCGCCGCATCCTGGACATGGTCGTCGCGCACGTGAAGGAACGGGAACAGTTCGGCGTGCCCATCGGCTCGTTCCAGGCCGTCAAGCACAAGGCGGCGGACATGCACGTCGCCATCGAGCGCGCCCGGGCGCTCGCCTACTTCTCCGCCCTGACGATCGCCGAGGACGACCCGCGCCGCGGCCGGGCGGCGGCGATGGCCAAGGCCGCGGCCGGCGAATGCCAGCAGGTCGTGTTCGCGGGCGGCCTCCAGCTCTACGGGGCCATGGGCTTCACCTGGGAGAACGAGCTGCAGATCCATCTCAAGCGGGCCAAGGCCTGCGACCTGCTGCTGGGGACGGCGGCCGAGCACAGGAAGGCGCTGCTGCGATGA
- a CDS encoding DoxX family protein: MPEAEAVALLAVRLVVGVTMIVHGYNHWRGGGRIEGTAGWFGGLGLRHGKLQAWMSVVTEIGAGALLVLGLLTPLACAAIVSVMLVAGLLAHRSNGFFVFKDGYEYVLVLAVVCVALAALGPGTLSVDAAADIEITGWAGGGIALGAGIVATAGLLATFWRPVRKPAGQAEEQPTTA, translated from the coding sequence ATGCCGGAAGCCGAGGCCGTGGCCCTGCTGGCCGTGCGGCTGGTCGTGGGCGTCACGATGATCGTCCACGGGTACAACCACTGGCGCGGCGGCGGCCGCATCGAGGGCACCGCGGGCTGGTTCGGCGGCCTCGGGCTGCGGCACGGGAAGCTGCAGGCCTGGATGAGCGTGGTCACCGAGATCGGCGCGGGCGCGCTGCTCGTGCTGGGCCTGCTGACGCCGCTGGCCTGCGCGGCGATCGTGTCGGTGATGCTCGTCGCGGGGCTGCTCGCCCACCGGTCCAACGGGTTCTTCGTGTTCAAGGACGGCTACGAGTACGTCCTCGTGCTGGCGGTCGTGTGCGTCGCGCTGGCGGCCCTCGGGCCCGGCACGCTCTCGGTCGACGCCGCGGCGGACATCGAGATCACCGGCTGGGCGGGCGGCGGCATCGCGCTCGGGGCGGGGATCGTCGCGACGGCCGGCCTGCTGGCCACGTTCTGGCGTCCCGTGCGCAAGCCCGCCGGGCAGGCGGAGGAGCAGCCGACGACGGCCTGA